The Caldivirga sp. genome contains a region encoding:
- a CDS encoding RecB-family nuclease encodes MRELIVLIDNVSSVARAVEFAKVVYGFGIKNLVLTHVYGSAAQQGVPEAFKIALRYSSSLIVLPTIKDAVDLFKPDNILVIRRIGPQVKPLAEFISISGRIMLAVDGSDQDIRIEGNNISYITPITHDIGGLGQLTIALCFLVSKCTLST; translated from the coding sequence ATGAGGGAATTAATAGTGTTGATTGATAATGTATCCAGTGTAGCTAGGGCTGTGGAATTCGCTAAGGTGGTTTACGGCTTCGGCATAAAGAACCTAGTGCTAACTCATGTTTACGGTTCAGCAGCCCAACAAGGTGTACCAGAGGCCTTTAAGATAGCTCTAAGGTACTCATCAAGCTTAATAGTACTGCCAACTATTAAGGATGCAGTGGACTTGTTTAAGCCTGATAATATACTCGTCATTAGGAGAATTGGGCCGCAAGTTAAGCCTTTGGCCGAGTTTATTAGCATCAGCGGAAGAATAATGCTTGCAGTAGATGGTTCAGACCAGGACATTAGAATTGAGGGAAATAATATTAGTTACATTACCCCAATTACGCATGACATAGGTGGTCTAGGTCAGCTTACGATAGCCCTATGTTTCTTAGTGAGCAAATGTACATTATCCACCTAA